In Syntrophales bacterium, a single window of DNA contains:
- a CDS encoding DEAD/DEAH box helicase — protein MHFEEFQLEPHIFAGIRKAGYKTPTPIQEQAIPVVLEGRDVMGLAQTGTGKSAAFVLPILQRLARGPAKRIRALILAPTRELAEQIHQTIADLGRYTPIRSVAVYGGVGKGGQVAAIRRGAAIIVACPGRLLDHMGDGNIDLSRVETLVLDEADRMCDMGFLPDIRRILQKLPAKRQTLFFSATMPKDIRSLADSILTNPATIQIGATVPVETVSHALYPAADGLKTKLLTTVLKETATGRVLVFTRTKHRARSLAAHLEKSSFRVSALQGNMTQNRRQSAINGFRNGTFDILVATDIAARGIDVSDISHVINYDMPDTVDAYTHRIGRTGRASRTGEAFTFASKGDEGMVREIERVLGARIERRRLPDFDYSGTMEEGHARQAKERKQSPRPASPRPLARSGKEPIRRSLPATTGSAGSQQQGGAAAGPAGSSSSGHHRSPRPLRFSTRGKR, from the coding sequence GTGCATTTTGAAGAGTTTCAGCTCGAGCCCCACATCTTTGCCGGCATTCGGAAGGCCGGCTACAAAACCCCCACCCCCATCCAGGAACAAGCCATCCCTGTCGTCCTTGAAGGACGCGACGTGATGGGCCTTGCCCAGACCGGCACGGGAAAATCGGCGGCCTTTGTGCTGCCCATCCTGCAGCGACTGGCCAGGGGGCCTGCCAAGCGCATCCGCGCCCTGATCCTCGCCCCCACCCGCGAACTGGCCGAACAGATCCACCAGACCATCGCGGACCTGGGCCGCTATACCCCCATTCGCAGCGTCGCCGTCTACGGCGGCGTGGGAAAGGGAGGACAGGTCGCGGCCATCAGGCGGGGCGCGGCGATCATCGTCGCCTGCCCCGGCCGCCTGCTGGACCACATGGGAGACGGAAACATCGATCTTTCCCGGGTCGAGACACTGGTTCTGGACGAGGCCGACCGCATGTGCGACATGGGCTTCCTGCCGGACATCCGCCGGATCCTCCAGAAACTGCCGGCGAAGCGGCAGACCCTGTTCTTCTCCGCCACCATGCCGAAGGACATCCGCTCCCTGGCGGACAGCATCCTGACCAACCCCGCCACGATCCAGATCGGTGCCACCGTGCCCGTCGAGACGGTCTCCCATGCCCTCTACCCGGCGGCGGACGGCCTCAAGACGAAGCTCCTCACGACCGTGCTCAAGGAAACGGCGACGGGCCGTGTCCTGGTCTTTACCCGGACGAAGCACCGGGCCCGCAGCCTGGCGGCACACCTGGAGAAGAGTTCGTTCCGCGTCTCGGCCCTCCAGGGAAACATGACACAGAACAGGCGCCAGAGTGCCATCAACGGCTTCCGGAACGGGACGTTCGACATCCTCGTCGCAACGGACATCGCCGCCCGCGGCATCGACGTCTCGGACATCTCCCATGTCATCAATTACGACATGCCCGACACGGTCGATGCCTACACGCACCGCATCGGCCGTACGGGACGCGCCAGCAGAACCGGCGAGGCCTTCACCTTTGCTTCGAAGGGGGATGAGGGGATGGTGCGGGAAATCGAGAGAGTCCTCGGCGCCCGGATCGAGCGGAGGCGCCTGCCCGATTTCGATTACAGCGGAACCATGGAGGAGGGCCACGCCCGGCAGGCAAAAGAGAGGAAGCAGAGCCCGCGACCGGCATCGCCCCGCCCCCTCGCCCGATCCGGCAAGGAACCGATCCGCCGGTCTCTCCCGGCGACAACGGGGTCTGCGGGCTCGCAGCAGCAGGGCGGCGCCGCGGCCGGCCCGGCGGGTTCCAGTTCATCCGGCCATCACCGTTCACCGCGGCCCCTGCGTTTCTCCACCCGGGGCAAGCGCTGA
- a CDS encoding type 1 glutamine amidotransferase: MDTMRIHYLQHVPFEGPAVIQAWAESSGHQLTATRLFEDGGLPQMNDFDRLVVMGGPMNIYEEDHYPWLAREKRFIGEAIAAGKTMIGICLGAQLIADVLGARVRRNPYKEIGWYPIEWTEPARRSDVFGSLPERLVAFHWHGDTFDIPPGAAHLARSEACENQAFLYGGRVLGLQFHLESTLESVRLLVENCRDELVPAPWIQNEAEILSPGTHRFCGINEAVFGILDRLPA; this comes from the coding sequence ATGGATACCATGAGAATTCATTATCTGCAGCACGTTCCCTTTGAAGGCCCTGCGGTCATCCAGGCCTGGGCGGAGTCCAGCGGCCATCAGCTCACGGCGACCCGCTTGTTCGAGGACGGCGGGCTCCCGCAGATGAACGATTTCGACCGGCTGGTGGTTATGGGCGGCCCCATGAACATCTACGAAGAGGATCATTATCCCTGGCTGGCCCGGGAGAAGCGCTTTATCGGCGAGGCCATCGCGGCGGGGAAGACCATGATCGGCATCTGCCTCGGCGCACAACTCATCGCCGATGTTCTCGGCGCCAGGGTCCGCAGGAACCCGTACAAGGAGATCGGCTGGTACCCCATCGAGTGGACGGAGCCGGCCCGGCGGTCCGACGTCTTCGGATCTCTGCCGGAACGGCTCGTCGCTTTCCACTGGCATGGCGACACCTTTGACATTCCACCGGGAGCCGCTCACCTGGCCCGCAGCGAGGCCTGCGAGAACCAGGCGTTCCTTTACGGCGGACGCGTCCTGGGGCTCCAGTTCCACCTGGAATCGACACTGGAGAGCGTTCGGCTCCTCGTGGAGAACTGCCGGGATGAACTCGTCCCGGCCCCCTGGATCCAGAATGAAGCCGAGATTCTGTCGCCTGGCACACATCGGTTCTGCGGGATCAACGAGGCGGTGTTCGGGATTCTCGACCGTCTGCCGGCCTGA
- a CDS encoding flavodoxin family protein gives METIRVLGIHSSPIKNGNTASLTEYALQAAAAEPDVATEMIALAGLAIGDCNHCNWCMRKQTPEKLCSIEDDASDILQKIRECDVLVLATPVYFTRLSGRMACLVDRTRCFTFGRQGHTALRDKVGVAIAVGWLRNFGVESTLQSLHNAFLLHEMWTPAVHHAGVACGIGAVAGKLNDDGTFSDRKRAVMDDAWALSATEQVMKKAVHTARRLKERKA, from the coding sequence ATGGAAACAATCAGGGTTCTCGGCATTCACTCCAGTCCCATAAAGAACGGGAATACCGCCTCGCTGACGGAGTACGCCCTCCAGGCCGCGGCGGCGGAGCCGGATGTGGCAACGGAAATGATCGCCCTGGCGGGTCTCGCCATCGGCGACTGCAACCACTGCAACTGGTGCATGCGCAAGCAGACGCCGGAGAAGCTCTGCAGCATCGAGGACGACGCTTCGGACATCCTGCAGAAGATCCGGGAATGCGACGTCCTCGTCCTGGCGACCCCTGTCTATTTCACCCGCCTCTCCGGCCGGATGGCCTGTCTCGTCGACCGGACGAGATGCTTTACCTTCGGCCGCCAGGGCCACACGGCCCTTCGGGACAAGGTCGGTGTGGCCATCGCAGTTGGCTGGCTCCGGAACTTCGGTGTCGAGTCCACCCTCCAGAGCCTCCACAACGCCTTTCTTCTTCATGAAATGTGGACACCGGCGGTCCACCACGCGGGGGTTGCCTGCGGGATCGGGGCCGTGGCAGGCAAATTGAACGACGACGGCACTTTCTCCGACAGGAAACGGGCCGTCATGGACGATGCCTGGGCCCTGTCGGCGACGGAGCAGGTCATGAAGAAAGCCGTGCATACTGCCCGGAGGCTCAAGGAGCGGAAGGCTTGA
- a CDS encoding PhzF family phenazine biosynthesis protein, protein MHLPLYQIDAFTNRLFAGNPAAVCPLDEWPADAVLQSIAAENNLSETAFFSGRDGEYRLRWFTPAAEIDLCGHATLASAYVIFRYLEPALGRAEFQTRSGILTVEKQGDLLAMDFPARPADPCPLPEALTAGLGISPLAVFRSRDYMAILDSEETVRGLRPRMEELVKLDCTGIIATAPGRESDFVSRFFAPRVGVPEDPVTGSSHCTLIPYWSERLGKKDLHSIQVSPRGGELFCAHLGDRVRIAGRAVTYLEGIIHTD, encoded by the coding sequence CCAGATCGACGCCTTCACCAACCGCCTCTTCGCAGGCAATCCGGCGGCGGTCTGCCCGCTGGATGAATGGCCCGCGGACGCCGTCCTCCAGTCCATCGCCGCCGAAAACAATCTCTCCGAGACGGCTTTTTTCAGCGGCCGGGACGGCGAGTACCGCCTGCGGTGGTTCACCCCCGCCGCGGAAATCGACCTGTGCGGCCATGCAACGCTTGCCTCGGCATACGTCATTTTCCGCTATCTCGAGCCCGCCCTGGGCCGCGCGGAGTTCCAGACCAGAAGCGGAATCCTCACGGTGGAAAAACAGGGAGACCTCCTGGCCATGGACTTCCCCGCCCGGCCGGCGGATCCCTGTCCCCTGCCGGAGGCGCTGACGGCGGGCCTGGGCATTTCGCCCCTGGCGGTCTTCCGTTCCCGGGACTACATGGCGATCCTGGACAGCGAGGAGACGGTCCGGGGACTCCGGCCCCGGATGGAGGAACTGGTCAAGCTCGACTGTACGGGAATCATCGCGACAGCGCCGGGAAGAGAGTCCGATTTTGTCTCCCGCTTCTTCGCCCCCCGGGTGGGCGTGCCGGAAGATCCCGTCACAGGATCCTCCCACTGCACCCTGATTCCCTACTGGTCGGAGCGGCTGGGAAAGAAGGATCTGCATTCCATCCAGGTCTCTCCCCGGGGCGGAGAGCTCTTCTGCGCCCACCTGGGCGACCGCGTCCGGATCGCAGGCCGGGCCGTGACATACCTCGAAGGAATCATACACACCGATTGA